The Acetivibrio cellulolyticus CD2 genome segment ATATCTGTAAAGCTCAATGCTCCTTGGCTTATATTTTTGCATGGTGCAGGAACTGATCATAGAATGTTTGACAATCAAATATCTGCAGTGTGTGATAAATTCAGTATATTGCTTTGGGATGCAAGAGGTCATGGATTGTCAAGGCCAATGGGGAATGGATTTAGCATAAAACTGCTGATTGATGATTTGATTGAAATAATGAATATTGAAGGTATCGACAGTGCTACATTTATTGGTCAATCTATGGGAGGAAATACCGCACAGGAAATGTCTTTTTACCATCCTGAAAGAGTAAAGAATCTGGTTTTAATTGATTGTACATGTAACACAATGAAACTTTCATGGATAGAAAGATTGCTTGTAAACTCGACACCATTTTTATTACCTATTTTCCCATGGAAATTACTGATGAACATGAGCGCTCAAGTAAGCTCTATTAAACCTGAAGTACAGAGTTATTTAAATGAGACCTTCGGTGTTGTTGGGAAAGGTGATTTTACAAAAATATTTACTGAAACTGCTGCATGCCTACACTATGAGAAAGATTATAAAATAAACAAGCCAATGCTGCTTGTTTGTGGAGAATTTGA includes the following:
- a CDS encoding alpha/beta fold hydrolase, whose product is MINSFKEKIVEKDGCNIHYWISVKLNAPWLIFLHGAGTDHRMFDNQISAVCDKFSILLWDARGHGLSRPMGNGFSIKLLIDDLIEIMNIEGIDSATFIGQSMGGNTAQEMSFYHPERVKNLVLIDCTCNTMKLSWIERLLVNSTPFLLPIFPWKLLMNMSAQVSSIKPEVQSYLNETFGVVGKGDFTKIFTETAACLHYEKDYKINKPMLLVCGEFDNTGNIKKIALPWSLKEPNCSFHTIKNASHCSQQDNPHEFNKLLTDFLLEH